From Saccharomycodes ludwigii strain NBRC 1722 chromosome IV, whole genome shotgun sequence, one genomic window encodes:
- the BSD2 gene encoding Bsd2p (similar to Saccharomyces cerevisiae YBR290W | BSD2 | Bypass Sod1p Defects): MIVENCDHNIRSVEPLVQSSVDPQLPTANTLHTIQEEQTDIGGEEEEEGENSDANENTNFLLSNHPRVTDGFRRMSGYFNILDRVFHPKRLQNVTTVNGGVNNDASIAGSSSSDGNGQRIDTEARNETPANNIIAQRNTQNLEMQTLPRTGHQPPLVLGRGNDGVFSNLSAKPDVSNNDGGRIYDGEITSQDKPPTYEEAAADAVPPYWDLSPEGAMYYDEICVDGLPAGNLVNFIWNAIVSASFQFFGFLITYILHTSHAAKEGSRCGLGITFIGYGWTMLPNNVSGKVGKDHILNRLELNDPNEHNGDINLYSSDLVTEDSFHSGLNHGYEEDNSVNGNKKLTIISVLLFILGGIIIVKCIYGYFRIKRIEKSIIRQQEEHSNGD; encoded by the coding sequence ATGATAGTTGAAAATTGTGATCATAATATTAGATCAGTAGAACCGCTTGTACAATCATCGGTAGACCCACAACTTCCAACCGCAAATACTTTACATACTATACAAGAAGAACAAACAGATATAGgaggagaagaagaagaagaaggagaaaaCAGTGATGCTAATGAAAATACTAATTTTCTGTTATCAAACCATCCCAGAGTAACAGACGGATTTAGGAGGATGAGCggttattttaatattttagatAGGGTATTCCATCCAAAGAGGTTGCAAAACGTTACTACCGTTAATGGTGGTGTAAATAATGATGCTAGCATAGCTGGAAGTAGTAGTAGCGACGGTAACGGTCAACGTATAGATACAGAAGCAAGGAACGAGACACCAGCCAATAATATCATAGCTCAACGCAATACTCAAAACTTAGAAATGCAAACATTACCAAGAACAGGCCATCAACCGCCGCTAGTTTTAGGTCGGGGAAATGATGGTGTTTTTAGTAATCTATCAGCTAAACCAGATGTAAGCAATAATGATGGAGGCCGGATCTACGATGGCGAAATTACAAGTCAAGATAAGCCACCTACCTATGAGGAGGCGGCAGCTGATGCAGTACCACCATACTGGGATTTATCACCTGAAGGTGCAATGTATTATGATGAGATTTGTGTTGATGGATTACCAGCTGGAAATTTggtaaattttatttggaATGCCATAGTAAGTGCTAGTTTCCAATTTTTCGGGTTTTTGATTACATATATTTTGCATACGTCACATGCAGCTAAAGAAGGTTCTCGCTGTGGTTTAGgtattacttttattggATATGGATGGACCATGTTGCCTAATAATGTCAGCGGAAAAGTAGGGAAAGATCATATTTTGAACAGGTTGGAGTTAAACGATCCTAACGAACATAATGGtgatataaatttatattcttCAGATTTGGTTACAGAGGATTCCTTTCATAGTGGGTTAAATCATGGGTATGAAGAGGATAATAGTGTtaatggaaataaaaaattaacaataatttcggttttattattcattttaGGTGGCATTATTATCGTTAAATGCATTTATGGGTattttagaattaaaagaatagAAAAATCAATCATTAGACAACAAGAAGAACATAGTAATGGAGACTga
- the ARG7 gene encoding glutamate N-acetyltransferase (similar to Saccharomyces cerevisiae YMR062C | ARG7 | ARGinine requiring): protein MKQSLRLLKEKIPINKYSLYVPKCGVFPKGFKVGSIASGVKKNGNLDLGIIVNTNTKTPSSASAVFTTNRFKAAPVLQSQRVLQETKGSNINSIVVNSGCANSITGEIGLKDAKSMCDIVNKQLKSDKPSTLVMSTGVIGQKLQMDKIEKGLVEIFENKKILGDDFEHWLNVAKSICTTDTFPKLVTNKFRLSSTGQEYTLTGIAKGAGMICPNMATLLGFILTDLQITPRALKKMLSNATMRSFNCISVDGDMSTNDTITMIANGAVETNKPVDIENAQVFNEVQENVTSFAQQLAQLVVRDGEGSTKFVTVKVLNSLNFNDAKTIAETISNSNLVKTALYGEDANWGRILCAIGYSKLNDIKSLKPEKLNVSFVATDGSEPKELKLLINGVPNLDLDEKRASQILALPDLEILVDLGTGSEKCQFWTCDLSHEYVTINGDYRS, encoded by the coding sequence ATGAAACAATCATTAAGAttattgaaagaaaaaatccctataaataaatactcCTTATACGTTCCCAAATGTGGAGTTTTCCCCAAGGGATTTAAGGTGGGATCTATTGCGTCTggtgttaaaaaaaatggtaattTGGATCTTGGCATAATTGTTAATACAAATACCAAAACACCATCTAGTGCAAGTGCAGTTTTCACTACCAACAGATTTAAAGCAGCACCTGTTTTACAATCACAACGAGTCTTGCAAGAAACTAAGGGCTCGAACATTAACTCCATTGTAGTTAATTCTGGATGTGCTAATTCTATTACTGGTGAAATTGGCTTAAAAGACGCAAAAAGTATGTGCGATATCGTCAACAAACAGTTAAAGTCTGATAAACCTTCTACTTTGGTTATGTCCACGGGTGTTATTGGACAAAAGTTACAAATggataaaatagaaaaggGGCTTGttgaaatttttgaaaataaaaaaattctagGTGACGATTTTGAACATTGGTTAAATGTTGCTAAATCCATTTGTACCACAGACACTTTTCCTAAATTGGTTACTAATAAATTTAGATTATCTTCTACTGGTCAAGAATATACATTAACTGGAATTGCTAAGGGAGCAGGAATGATTTGTCCCAATATGGCAACTTTATTGGGGTTTATCTTGACCGACTTGCAAATAACACCAAGGGCTTTGAAGAAAATGCTATCCAATGCCACCATGAGATCCTTTAATTGTATTTCTGTGGATGGTGATATGAGTACTAATGATACTATTACCATGATCGCTAATGGGGCTGTAGAAACCAATAAACCTGTTGATATTGAGAATGCTCAAGTATTTAATGAAGTTCAGGAAAACGTTACCTCATTTGCACAACAATTGGCTCAATTAGTGGTTAGAGATGGCGAAGGATCTACAAAATTTGTCACTGtcaaagttttaaatagtttaaattttaatgaCGCAAAAACTATTGCAGAAACCATTTCCAATTCCAACTTAGTTAAAACTGCTCTATATGGAGAGGATGCTAATTGGGGTAGAATTTTGTGTGCCATTGGATATTCTAAACTAAATGACATCAAATCATTAAAAccagaaaaattaaatgttaGTTTTGTTGCTACCGATGGTTCAGAACCAAAGGAATTGAAATTGTTAATTAACGGTGTTCCAAATTTGGATCTTGATGAGAAAAGAGCTTCTCAAATTTTGGCATTACCAGATTTGGAAATTTTGGTTGATTTAGGTACTGGTTCTGAAAAATGTCAATTCTGGACTTGCGATTTGTCACACGAATATGTTACCATAAATGGTGATTACCGTTCGTAG
- a CDS encoding uncharacterized protein (similar to Saccharomyces cerevisiae YDR356W | SPC110 | Spindle Pole Component) produces the protein MSDLHQSGEILEEPQNLSQNEYSVEENASDIEIDSSKNNVKDLKPGKKRATHSDWLFFLTSLMDVAKPAFCSRKKVRDTTWKNLLKQFNKETGLNYKQVRTLKTKFYQFKEECDRKDSENKTKTGKGTEDGPTAEAYIIHQIENMLDELDKIEERERNEQEEREKNKNKLMERALRKVKMQPNILNSPASSESITFSESTPDELKINDKTQDDRVFRLLVSYTDNKTSKKDRIKQRKRRHKLEKNLKVLKNDIEDLKVVKNDIEDLKVLKNDIEDLKVVKNDIEELKVVKNDIEELKVVKNDIKELKDNVQTIKNSSDIFQKQIIDLLQNSNDKAGKN, from the coding sequence ATGAGTGATTTGCATCAGAGTGGTGAAATACTTGAAGAACCACAGAATTTAAGTCAAAACGAGTATTCAGTAGAGGAAAATGCATCAGATATTGAAATAGATTCAAGCAAGAACAATGTTAAGGATTTGAAACccggaaaaaaaagagcaaCACACTCAGattggttattttttttaacaagtTTAATGGATGTTGCAAAGCCTGCTTTTTGTTCTAGAAAAAAGGTGAGAGATACCACCTGGAAAAACTTATTGAAACAATTCAATAAGGAAACGGGCTTGAATTACAAACAGGTTCGtactttaaaaacaaaattttatcaGTTTAAAGAGGAATGTGATCGTAAAGATtctgaaaataaaactaaaacgGGCAAAGGCACCGAAGACGGTCCCACAGCTGAAGCATATATCATTCaccaaattgaaaatatgcTTGATGAACTAGATAAAATAGaggaaagagaaagaaatgaacaagaagaaagggaaaaaaataaaaataaattaatggAAAGAGCTCTTAGGAAAGTCAAAATGCAACCTAACATTCTCAATAGTCCAGCTAGTTCTGAAAGTATTACTTTTTCTGAATCAACGCCTGatgaattgaaaattaatgataaaacaCAGGACGATAGAGTCTTTAGGTTATTGGTATCTTatactgataataaaactagTAAGAAAGATAGaattaaacaaagaaaacGTAGACataaattagaaaagaatttaaaagtattaaagAATGATATAGAAGATTTAAAAGTAGTAAAGAATGATATAGAAGatttaaaagtattaaagAATGATATAGAAGATTTAAAAGTAGTAAAGAATGATATAGAAGAATTGAAAGTAGTAAAGAATGATATAGAAGAATTGAAAGTAGTAAAGAATGatataaaagaattgaaagATAATGTACAAACAATTAAGAACAGCTCTGATATCTTCCAGAAACAAATTATCgatttattacaaaattcAAATGACAAAGCAGGAAAAAACTag
- the CTP1 gene encoding Ctp1p (similar to Saccharomyces cerevisiae YBR291C | CTP1 | Citrate Transport Protein): MSQEQKKKTEPWKSFVAGSAAGAMEAMITYPFEFAKTRLQLMDSTTSSTVSRNPLVLIYRTAKVQGLSSVYTGCPAFIVGNTVKAGVRFLGYDTIKNLLKDPKTGELSGPRGVIAGLGAGLLESIVAVTPSEAIKIGLIDDKNRGPGKSKYHYNGKSGLVNVIQLCKDEGVSGIYRGLIPVALRQASNQAVRMGCYNKIKTLVQDYTNTPKDKPLNSGLTFLVGSLSGMITVYATMPIDTVKTRMQSLNANLKYSGTLNCFVKVFKDEGILAFWKGATPRLGRLVLSGGIVFTIYEKIMDVL, encoded by the coding sequence atgtcccaagaacaaaagaaaaagactGAACCATGGAAATCATTTGTGGCTGGCTCCGCTGCAGGTGCAATGGAAGCAATGATAACCTATCCATTTGAATTTGCTAAAACAAGATTACAATTAATGGACAGTACCACTAGCTCGACTGTATCACGTAATCCACTTGTATTAATTTATAGAACCGCTAAAGTTCAAGGTCTCTCATCAGTTTATACAGGTTGTCCAGCTTTTATTGTCGGAAATACAGTTAAAGCTGGTGTAAGATTTTTGGGGTACGATACCATTAAAAACTTATTAAAAGATCCTAAAACAGGCGAGCTAAGTGGTCCAAGAGGTGTTATTGCAGGGTTGGGTGCTGGTTTGTTAGAAAGTATTGTTGCAGTTACCCCATCAGAAGCTATTAAGATCGGGTTAATCGATGATAAAAATCGTGGTCCTGGTAAAAGcaaatatcattataatGGGAAATCTGGTTTAGTCAATGTTATCCAATTATGTAAAGACGAGGGAGTGTCTGGTATATATAGGGGCTTGATTCCTGTTGCGTTAAGACAGGCTTCTAATCAAGCCGTTAGAATGGGGTGttataacaaaatcaaaactTTAGTGCAAGATTACACAAACACACCAAAAGACAAACCATTGAATAGTGGTTTAACTTTTTTGGTTGGTTCCTTAAGTGGTATGATAACTGTTTATGCTACAATGCCAATCGATACTGTTAAAACTAGAATGCAAAGTTTAAACGCTAATTTGAAATATAGCGGAACATTAAATTGTTTtgttaaagtttttaagGATGAGGGTATTTTAGCATTTTGGAAGGGTGCCACACCAAGATTGGGTAGATTAGTACTAAGTGGTGGTATAGTTTTCACaatttatgaaaaaatCATGGATGTattatag
- the SNF5 gene encoding Snf5p (similar to Saccharomyces cerevisiae YBR289W | SNF5 | Sucrose NonFermenting), translating into MNNNNNNNNNGIPPPSNNGSQSNLTPSQQSVFSVLGNIGTPGFSMSQLPLQILQNLTPVQYQMIQQKHQQLLMQRQNMFQQQQSNVSAPASVATPINDIKTNAQQSPRASTGGAQQSTSWIGNRTTPVSTMSNDVPQQQQQPFSITTPSVNDNNNNILISNLPPNLQAQLGQLPPHLQQQVIETLRQKQLQQQKQQQEQLNVGNATLKNNQYIEPHSSNLATSGNFVSDNNSALSTKNNKSSNKNNKNKNKNNKNAKNNYQNTLPQKHNIVTNAAAIKKTKIKNPASNNVIPNAFVPTNNVESVLSQPPKKSKAKQQSQAGNYMDIDMKALRAKLPKLAPLPKYQVVTQDPPEIHLPDSSSFWSSKLKSGLDEEPNTDLLLYEQIVRRDKDNMLQMIKERDGIQPMSKYGSSNKEYINRLANDLNYYKNLKDSRIKCITNSNANIPTKSIWGDGFQGYGNGISNTITNIIPGDSFKIRNRKILYDDINKVHQQAMSEFREQLVPIRLEFDAERDKLQLRDTFLINKYDGITSLKELIDETLDDYRFRPNEYYSTMLLNSIKEQIQEFQEDPFLIDPRVGGDDLRIRIKLDIIVGQAELIDAFEWDISNPDNNPEEFAIEMCKELKLPNEFVTEISHSIREQVQMYHKALFLTGYKFNGNVVEDDEIRSRLQPFVTLDSVLRPVNDIKIFTPNLLQITAAELDRLDKDKDRDTRRKRRQGGRSKRSGMEILSNNIDNATAANSMGNNTHDAQLLVGNKIKVNDNDDVYQITAASIPSFMPINIFFNPTDTNMTRNGNLSNEHEDSISTPTSNNINLNNEILDNIENIDGLMPDLGEIPKTFRTPFPSTILPGGYDLGPNVLSYKSFFEEVVKQRPDSKCKIISSTDDELIIRIKLSSEILCKMNTVVKYPMLDTPLVGNCMKSSEENSRSNSTINNSSKIENKPMEEDGDANSVLVSTSCDTTTHELVSNPGNITIKKPDSSNTSVVGQDVSQMDNMGTQNTDTNGIVEDMSSTVSFSASH; encoded by the coding sequence atgaataataataataataataataataacggtATACCACCACCAAGTAACAATGGATCGCAAAGTAATTTGACTCCCTCACAACAATCCGTTTTTAGTGTACTAGGTAACATTGGTACACCAGGATTTAGTATGTCTCAATTACCCCTCCAAATTCTTCAGAATTTAACACCGGTTCAATATCAGATGATACAGCAAAAACATCAACAATTATTAATGCAGCGTCAAAACATgtttcaacaacaacaatcaaATGTTTCTGCTCCAGCTTCGGTTGCCACACCtattaatgatattaaaacGAATGCTCAACAATCTCCAAGGGCATCTACAGGAGGCGCACAACAATCAACATCATGGATTGGTAACAGAACAACACCTGTTTCTACTATGAGCAATGACGTTCcgcaacaacagcaacaaccgTTTTCTATCACCACACCCAGtgttaatgataataacaacaacatatTAATTAGCAATCTTCCACCAAACCTACAAGCTCAATTGGGACAATTGCCACCTCatttacaacaacaagTCATAGAAACTTTAAGACAAAAACAATTGCAGCAACAAaagcaacaacaagaacaacTGAATGTGGGGAATGCAACATTGAAAAACAATCAATACATTGAACCGCATAGTAGTAATCTTGCTACATCTGGCAATTTTGTCTCTGATAATAACTCTGCTCTTAGCAcgaaaaacaataaaagtagcaacaagaataataagaataagaataagaaCAATAAGAAtgctaaaaataattaccAGAATACCTTACCACAAAAGCATAACATTGTTACCAATGCTGCggctattaaaaaaaccaaGATTAAAAACCCAGCCTCCAATAATGTTATTCCCAATGCTTTTGTTCCTACCAACAATGTCGAATCAGTTCTATCACAaccaccaaaaaaaagtaaggCAAAACAACAATCACAAGCAGGAAATTATATGGATATTGATATGAAGGCTCTAAGGGCAAAATTACCTAAGTTGGCGCCTTTGCCGAAATATCAAGTTGTTACTCAAGATCCGCCAGAAATTCACTTACCTGATTCATCTTCCTTTTGGTCCTCTAAACTTAAAAGTGGATTAGATGAAGAACCTAACACGGACTTGTTACTTTATGAGCAAATAGTTAGGAGAGATAAAGATAATATGCTGCAGATGATTAAAGAAAGAGATGGAATTCAACCTATGAGTAAATATGGTTCTTCTAATAaggaatatattaatagaTTAGCCAATGATTTgaattattacaaaaatttaaaagacaGCAGAATAAAATGCATTACCAATTCGAATGCAAATATACCAACAAAAAGCATATGGGGCGATGGGTTTCAAGGCTATGGGAACGGTATAAGTAATACAATAACGAATATTATTCCGGGAGactcttttaaaattagaaatagGAAAATACTTTatgatgatattaataaagtaCACCAGCAGGCAATGTCTGAATTTCGAGAACAGCTAGTACCAATTAGGTTAGAATTTGATGCTGAAAGAGATAAATTACAATTAAGAGATAcctttttaataaataaatatgatgGGATAACTTCTTTAAAAGAGTTAATCGATGAAACTTTAGACGACTATAGATTTCGTCCTAATGAATATTATTCCACCATGTTATTAAATAGTATCAAAGAACAAATCCAAGAATTCCAAGAGGAcccatttttaattgatccAAGAGTGGGAGGTGATGATCTTAGAATTCGCATTAAATTGGATATTATAGTTGGGCAAGCTGAATTGATTGACGCCTTTGAGTGGGACATATCGAACCCGGATAATAACCCGGAGGAATTTGCCATAGAGATGTGCAAAGAACTAAAGTTACCTAATGAATTTGTGACAGAAATTTCCCATTCGATTAGAGAGCAAGTTCAGATGTATCATAAagcattatttttaactggTTATAAATTCAATGGAAATGTAGTGGAAGATGATGAAATAAGAAGCCGTTTGCAACCATTTGTAACTTTAGATTCTGTTTTGAGACCTGTgaatgatattaaaatttttacacCAAATCTTTTACAGATTACAGCGGCAGAATTAGATAGATTGGATAAAGACAAGGACAGGGATACTagaaggaaaagaagaCAAGGTGGTAGATCTAAAAGAAGTGGTATGGAAATATTGAGTAATAATATAGACAACGCTACTGCTGCTAATAGCATGGGCAATAATACACATGATGCACAACTATTAGTTGGGAATAAGATTAAAGTTAACGATAACGATGATGTGTATCAAATAACTGCAGCCTCTATTCCTAGCTTTATGccaattaatatttttttcaatccTACAGATACCAATATGACTAGAAATGGAAATTTATCGAACGAGCACGAAGATAGTATTTCTACACCCACCAGTAATAACATCAATTTAAACAATGAAATATTAGATAATATTGAGAATATAGATGGTTTAATGCCTGACTTGGGTGAGATACCAAAGACTTTTCGTACGCCATTTCCAAGTACCATATTGCCAGGTGGTTATGATTTAGGACCGAATGTTTTATCGTACAAATCATTTTTTGAGGAAGTTGTTAAACAAAGGCCTGATTCTAAATGTAAAATTATATCGAGTACAGATGACGAATTAATTATAAGGATCAAGCTGAGCAGTGAAATATTATGCAAGATGAATACTGTGGTTAAGTATCCTATGCTTGACACACCTCTCGTTGGTAACTGTATGAAAAGCAGTGAAGAAAATAGTAGAAGTAACAGcactattaataattcaagtaaaattgaaaataaaccGATGGAAGAAGACGGCGATGCGAATTCTGTTTTAGTTTCAACATCATGTGATACCACGACACATGAATTGGTTTCTAATCCTGGTAAtattacaataaaaaaaccaGATTCTAGCAACACATCAGTAGTTGGACAAGATGTGAGTCAAATGGATAATATGGGTACTCAAAATACTGATACTAACGGTATAGTTGAAGATATGAGCTCAACAGTGAGTTTCTCTGCATCTCATTAA
- the LEU5 gene encoding coenzyme A transporter (similar to Saccharomyces cerevisiae YHR002W | LEU5 | LEUcine biosynthesis), with protein MKDKKYIPDDVSAILEAPIPEGTLLKANTTNDITSSSGKVPITTFYNDKQSMDYIIRSGIAGGIAGSCAKTLIAPLDRIKILFQTGNPHYKQFAGSMKGLIKAIRHIYKIDGLLGFYQGHSATLLRIFPYAAVKFITYEQFRNIFIPSVEYETHLRRLMSGSCAGLCSVFLTYPLDLIRVRMAYITHRHEAKLTTVLKNLYNQNNRAGFKNFYRGFMPTMYGMVPYAGVAFFAHDLFHDLFKSKYLKQYSINHTTGDSHNIKHKEYLRTWAELISGGLAGVLSQTAAYPFEIIRRRLQVTKNFNLNSWGMAKLVFKEKGWKGFYVGLSIGYIKVTPMVACSFYVYESMKLYLHIE; from the coding sequence AtgaaagataaaaaatatataccaGATGATGTAAGTGCAATACTAGAGGCACCTATTCCGGAAGGTACCTTGCTTAAAGCAAATACAACCAATGATATTACTTCCTCTAGTGGGAAAGTACCAATTACAACCTTTTATAACGATAAACAATCTATGGATTACATTATACGATCAGGTATAGCTGGTGGTATTGCAGGAAGTTGCGCAAAAACTTTAATCGCCCCATTGGATAGgattaaaattttgtttcaaACGGGAAATCCACATTATAAGCAATTTGCAGGGTCAATGAAAGGATTAATTAAGGCAATTCGTCATATCTATAAAATAGATGGTTTACTTGGTTTTTATCAAGGGCATTCTGCAACGTTGTTAAGAATCTTCCCCTATGCTGCAGTCAAATTTATCACTTACGAACAATtcagaaatatttttattccaaGTGTGGAATACGAGACACACCTTCGAAGACTGATGAGTGGGTCTTGTGCTGGTCTATGTTCTGTATTTTTAACATATCCGCTCGACCTGATTCGTGTTAGAATGGCTTATATAACACACAGACATGAAGCTAAATTAACCactgttttgaaaaatctGTATAACCAAAATAATCGTGCaggatttaaaaatttttatcgTGGTTTCATGCCTACCATGTATGGTATGGTCCCATATGCCGGTGTAGCTTTTTTTGCACACGATTTGTTCCATGatctttttaaatcaaaatatttaaaacaatattCTATAAATCATACCACCGGAGATAGTCATAATATTAAGCATAAAGAATACTTACGGACATGGGCAGAACTAATAAGTGGTGGGTTAGCTGGTGTGTTATCTCAGACAGCCGCTTATCCCtttgaaattattagaagaaGGTTACAGGTtactaaaaattttaatttgaatTCGTGGGGGATGGCAAAATTggtttttaaagaaaaaggttGGAAAGGCTTTTATGTTGGGTTAAGTATTGGTTACATTAAAGTAACACCAATGGTTGCATGCAGTTTTTATGTTTACGAATCAATGAAGTTATATTTGCATATTGAATAA
- a CDS encoding tRNA threonylcarbamoyladenosine dehydratase (similar to Saccharomyces cerevisiae YKL027W | TCD2 | tRNA ThreonylCarbamoyladenosine Dehydratase (paralog of YHR003C | TCD1)), which produces MGDFSNNNWKLISSTILTTILAIKCIEKGISLYKRNNDNSNDNKSAMKGGMKYDDELFREQLARNYAFLGEEGMEALKKQYFIVVGAGGVGSWVVTMLIRSGCTHIKVIDFDQVSLSSLNRHSCATLKDVGLPKVEVLKAHMLEIAPWCKIEAANELWALNSAEKLLQFEDGTKPTWVIDCIDNIDTKIDLLEYVYKNGTNVIASMGAATKSDPSRINVGDISNTEEDSLARIVRRRLKKRGITTGIPVVFSAEKPDPRKAKLLPLPEEEFQKGNVDQLSSLQDFRVRILPVLGTMPGVFGLSIVTWLLTKIAGYPLDPIVGKNRIKVYDGIYQSLAGQTTRIGKQDQRIPIALSDIGYLVEEVWRGRSPVSGFSTRLTLSKWDPSKPISLQNVVILTKEEQKEHENRILNGNEKFEDVYSKEVLDLVAKRFSEEAYYSKFR; this is translated from the coding sequence ATGGGCGacttttctaataataattggaAGCTTATTTCTAGTACAATATTGACGACAATATTGGCAATAAAGTGTATTGAAAAGGGGATTtcattatataaaagaaacaatGATAACAGTAATGATAACAAGTCGGCTATGAAAGGTGGGATGAAAtatgatgatgaattaTTTAGAGAGCAATTAGCAAGAAACTATGCATTTTTAGGGGAAGAAGGGATGGAGGCTTTAaagaaacaatattttatagTTGTTGGTGCAGGTGGGGTTGGATCATGGGTAGTTACCATGTTAATTAGATCTGGATGTACCCATATTAAAGTTATCGATTTTGACCAAGTTTCATTATCCTCACTAAACAGACACTCATGTGCAACATTGAAAGATGTTGGATTACCAAAAGTTGAAGTTTTAAAGGCACACATGTTGGAAATTGCCCCTTGGTGTAAAATAGAGGCTGCTAATGAATTATGGGCTCTAAACTCTGCAGAAAAATTGTTACAATTTGAAGATGGTACTAAACCAACATGGGTCATTGATTGTATAGATAATATTGATACTAAGATTGATTTATTGGAAtatgtttataaaaatgggACAAATGTTATTGCATCAATGGGTGCTGCAACTAAAAGTGATCCGTCTAGAATCAATGTGGGTGATATCAGTAATACTGAAGAGGATTCTTTGGCTAGAATTGTCAGAAGGAGATTGAAGAAAAGGGGTATTACTACTGGGATACCAGTTGTTTTTAGTGCTGAAAAACCAGATCCAAGAAAGGCTAAATTGTTGCCATTACCGGAAGAAGAATTTCAAAAGGGGAATGTTGATCAATTAAGCAGTTTACAAGATTTTAGAGTTCGTATTTTACCTGTTCTAGGAACAATGCCGGGTGTTTTTGGTTTAAGTATAGTTACTTGGCTATTAACAAAGATAGCTGGATATCCACTAGATCCAATAGTGGGTAAAAACAGAATCAAAGTTTATGACGGAATTTATCAATCTTTGGCTGGTCAAACGACCCGTATTGGAAAACAGGATCAAAGGATTCCAATTGCATTAAGTGACATTGGATATCTAGTGGAAGAAGTTTGGAGGGGGAGATCACCAGTCAGTGGATTTAGCACTAGATTAACTTTGAGTAAATGGGATCCATCCAAACCTATTAGTCTACAAAATGTGGttattttaacaaaagaGGAACAGAAGGAGCATGAAAATAGAATATTAAATGGTAATGAGAAATTTGAAGATGTTTATTCTAAAGAAGTTTTAGACTTGGTGGCTAAAAGGTTTAGTGAAGAAGCCTATTATTCTAAATTcaggtaa